A DNA window from Naumovozyma dairenensis CBS 421 chromosome 8, complete genome contains the following coding sequences:
- the NDAI0H03470 gene encoding uncharacterized protein (similar to Saccharomyces cerevisiae YDL177C; ancestral locus Anc_7.284), whose protein sequence is MIICKTTERLVSNKVMNISWNESAVLIDRKSKFQARCCRIKNQNDIPILLQNLINTNKNVSKASHIHMFAWRTGELSVQSNVEDKAKSKRKNTKKKTHDHPNDVIKNIQQGSSDCGEAGAGQRLLTLLERSNIVNVLVIVTRWYGGTPLGSARFRHISSTAVESLKKGGFLT, encoded by the coding sequence ATGATCATATGTAAAACAACCGAAAGATTAGTATCAAATAAGGTTATGAATATATCATGGAACGAATCAGCCGTATTGATTGATAGGAAATCAAAGTTTCAAGCTCGTTGTTGTAGAATAAAAAACCAAAATGATATCCCAATTCTTTTACAGAATCTCATTAacacaaataaaaatgtaaGTAAAGCATCACATATACATATGTTTGCTTGGAGAACAGGCGAACTCTCTGTCCAATCTAATGTTGAAGACAAGGCCAAATCAAAGAGGAAgaatacaaagaaaaaaaccCATGATCATCCAAATGATgtgataaaaaatattcagCAAGGTTCATCAGATTGTGGAGAGGCAGGTGCAGGTCAAAGATTATTAACTTTATTGGAGCGTTCTAATATAGTAAACGTTTTAGTGATTGTGACTAGATGGTACGGTGGGACGCCTTTGGGATCTGCTCGCTTCAGGCATATTTCATCAACCGCGGTGGAAAGTTTGAAAAAAGGCGGATTTTTAACATAA
- the NDAI0H03480 gene encoding uncharacterized protein, giving the protein MAHEKQPLLPTYEREEQRNNYRDVGKSVKRKLLGVIARYLFIVIVTLLFAFLVVQLSTRDYLEHSTFEVTSLYPTGLTKDNDIRFSCSMRIKFNNNFEYDGERKFDNFINEKFVKELKIRLNKGKIYNAPATHHHENNIHGEHGEGLLGAIYVDDQPPLVLSGSNYQTVKFHGIIKPENDNLWDTIKHFRKTNIWIFADITLIRSLKFWESFPLVRHGRVYIKI; this is encoded by the coding sequence atggCACACGAAAAACAACCGTTGCTTCCAACATATGAAAGGGAAGAACAAAGGAACAACTATAGAGACGTGGGCAAGTCAGTCAAGCGCAAACTCCTAGGTGTAATTGCTAGGTATCTATTTATAGTTATCGTCACGTTGCTTTTCGCTTTTTTAGTAGTTCAACTTTCAACAAGAGATTATTTAGAACATTCCACTTTTGAGGTTACGAGTTTATATCCGACAGGTTTGACgaaagataatgatattagattttcttgttcaatgagaatcaaattcaacaatAATTTTGAGTATGATGGAGAGAGAAAGTTcgataattttattaatgaGAAATTTGTGAAAGAGCTTAAAATAAGACTtaataaaggaaaaatatacaatGCTCCGGCAACGCACCACCAcgaaaataatatacatGGAGAACATGGTGAGGGATTATTAGGTGCCATATACGTCGATGACCAGCCCCCATTAGTATTAAGTGGTAGTAATTATCAGACAGTTAAATTTCACGGTATCATAAAAccagaaaatgataatctTTGGGACACTATAAAACATTTTAGAAAGACCAATATTTGGATCTTCGCCGACATTACCTTAATCAGAAGTCTTAAATTCTGGGAATCTTTCCCATTAGTTAGACATGGACGtgtatatattaaaatataa
- the NDAI0H03490 gene encoding uncharacterized protein yields the protein MENSLQELVTDKVVEQFFLSLPNDGLEHIFDAITQSLKMYTDDPTVVPPRIIKDIETNNGNHVTHIIMPVIANAYVGVKTLFGSPDGLQGSITITDPHTGKFLAVFEAKEMTAIRTAIVSCIPLNHRFLHSENENKLRTNGVINIVIFGTGLQARWHALICLKVLLSIFSSSHHKTIDITFFYHTKKLNEEEFKKRMSKAMYSMTGSPSTSINININQVKLEDKKAVCSHVKKSNIIFGCIPSLEPHLLFQDLNAADAFEGSNAEICKETYISLIGSYRPSMHECDNELIQEFQKQGVKIIVDSKEHTLAEAGELISNDVQPNELKEYGTVFSRKEQDDSKSMIKLGNGREVTLHKIVGLAVMDVALAAVTKEYLTDQNYMR from the coding sequence ATGGAGAATTCACTTCAAGAATTGGTAACCGATAAAGTGGTAGAGCAATTCTTTCTATCACTACCGAACGATGGTCTTGAGCATATCTTCGATGCAATAACTCAGTCATTGAAGATGTATACAGACGATCCTACCGTTGTACCACCTAGGATAATTAAGGATATTGAAACTAATAATGGTAACCATGTCACTCATATAATTATGCCAGTTATTGCTAATGCTTACGTTGGTGTGAAAACCTTATTTGGCAGCCCAGATGGTCTGCAAGGTTCAATTACGATTACTGATCCACACACAGGTAAATTCTTGGCTGTCTTTGAGGCAAAAGAAATGACAGCTATTCGAACTGCTATTGTTAGTTGTATTCCTCTGAATCATAGATTTCTACACTCcgaaaatgaaaataaactGAGAACAAATGGGGTAATTAATATTGTGATTTTTGGCACTGGATTACAAGCTAGGTGGCATGCCTTGATCTGTTTGAaggtattattatcaatttttagTTCCTCACATCATAAAACCATTGATATTACATTCTTTTATCATACcaagaaattgaatgagGAAGAATTTAAGAAGAGAATGTCAAAGGCCATGTATTCAATGACTGGTTCGCCTTCTACTTcgattaatattaatatcaatcaagttaaattagaagataaaaAAGCCGTTTGTTCACATGTTAAGAAAAGTAATATCATATTTGGATGTATTCCATCATTGGAACCACATCTATTATTTCAAGATTTAAACGCAGCCGATGCATTCGAGGGTAGTAATGCAGAGATATGCAAGGAaacatatatttcattgattggTAGTTATAGACCAAGTATGCATGAATgtgataatgaattaattcaagaatttcaaaaacaagGTGTTAAGATTATCGTTGATTCCAAAGAACATACACTTGCAGAAGCTGGAGAATTAATTAGCAACGATGTTCAGCCTAACgaattaaaagaatacGGAACGGTATTTAGTCGCAAAGAGCAAGATGATTCAAAATCTATGATAAAACTGGGAAATGGACGTGAAGTTACTCTTCATAAAATTGTCGGTTTGGCTGTGATGGATGTTGCCCTTGCTGCAGTtacaaaagaatatttgacTGACCAAAACTATATGCgttaa
- the AIP5 gene encoding Aip5p (similar to Saccharomyces cerevisiae YFR016C; ancestral locus Anc_1.377): MSSSILESDVPSSKGEPKPEIISTTVTTMDENGNTIVKIKKKKKIKRKKKKVLKESTAEAAELDEIVNANKENDNKKITPVKEEKGDTIKPESTHDNSTKTTDNENIDATNTEENGVDPLKKKKKLKRIKKIKKVKKKKVPTPENDKVGLDSIMVGIEEFLNDDENKDVAVNIVKAPSERAKESSISKEMFLDTKDPDSLDGISKEQPSTTTELADSELKITKDLNDIKDSKLDTDTVATEQVSTGMITTDITDEPIGKETLHDIHEEEEEKDKELINISPDIEGTESNSNTEDRTTVVVDQEEKEKKKEEGKDKLHLENSSSVTNDEHTNLLADGENKSDTIDMPEDKSSELEDSKEEGKAADALKLEDTVKETTSQIDMPVVTHDIEVTPSEINDPTRKGTIIAAEQLSSKPLQSNVSSEKESHRENIDTMVSSTEPEKQAVSSLIHLNPPQHLENEEEEEEEEEEEEEEKKGKEKEETVNVSEDNKSKLEKTTDKLEEQLIKTTDTYSIRQDIEVPTDLNPKIAMDVIASEREKKEELIENKAEPNMDNGLDKTESTEVDANEEVNEEYKGELQGELKEGVDEQLDTNNKTNHNAVDQEKEVDNSNDVELATPSIGLDTAENNKGLLAPSEGIENTDNIKEEAMKQSKKLEEDDGIHGLSFGDASQTSTEKDGTFNEPGTTLHDAAAKANTPANSTMADILAETDAFLNSLNLDMVDDSEINDLLSIGTKEKLNPNTKLNGTETIKSPIKKEKEDDSTSSTIKNSEIIEHNKKQPIYIFTSLAGGGFHMIPRTNRLTTILTANRVEFTYRDLGTDDEARKVWRTYGKGRSLPGVVRGRDDIIGNWEEIDEANEDYRLHDLLYNTL, from the coding sequence ATGTCGTCAAGTATCCTAGAGTCTGATGTTCCTAGTTCAAAGGGGGAACCTAAACCTGAAATTATATCAACGACAGTTACAACAATGGACGAAAACGGTAATACTATTGTGAAGattaaaaagaagaagaaaataaaaaggaaaaaaaagaaggtaTTGAAGGAATCAACAGCAGAAGCTGCTGAACTGGACGAAATTGTGAACGCGAATaaggaaaatgataataagaaGATAACACCCGtaaaagaggaaaaagGAGATACAATCAAACCTGAATCTACTCATGATAACTCTACTAAAACAACcgataatgaaaatatagaCGCAACCAATACCGAGGAGAATGGTGTAGATCCtctaaagaagaaaaagaaacttaaaaggataaagaaaataaaaaaggtgaaaaagaagaaggttcCTACTcctgaaaatgataaagttGGGTTAGACTCCATTATGGTAGGTATCGAGgaatttttgaatgatgatgaaaacaAAGATGTGGCCGTTAACATCGTTAAAGCACCATCTGAAAGAGCGAAAGAATCATCCATTTCAAAGGAAATGTTCTTAGATACAAAGGATCCCGACTCACTTGATGGAATTTCCAAAGAACAAccttcaacaacaacagaatTAGCTGATTCGGAGCTAAAAATAACCAAAGACCTGAACGATATCAAAGACTCTAAGTTGGATACAGATACTGTTGCAACCGAACAAGTTTCAACTGGTATGATAACAACTGATATTACAGATGAACCAATTGGAAAAGAGACATTACATGATATTcacgaagaagaagaagagaaagataAAGAACTGATTAATATTTCCCCAGATATTGAAGGTACCGAAAGTAATTCCAATACGGAGGACAGGACGACGGTAGTAGTTGACcaagaagagaaagagaaaaagaaagaagaaggaaaagatAAATTACATCTTGAGAACAGCTCGTCAGTGACTAATGATGAACATACAAACCTCTTAGCAGATGGTGAAAACAAAAGTGACACAATTGATATGCCTGAGGATAAGTCTTCAGAGTTGGAAGATTCCAAGGAAGAAGGGAAAGCTGCGGATGCGTTAAAATTAGAGGATACTGTAAAGGAAACCACTTCTCAGATAGATATGCCAGTGGTTACCCATGACATAGAAGTAACTCCCTCTGAAATTAATGATCCAACACGCAAGGGTACTATTATTGCTGCGGAGCAACTTTCATCAAAACCGTTACAAAGTAATGTCTCCTCAGAAAAGGAAAGCCACAGGGAAAACATCGATACTATGGTCTCGAGTACTGAACCCGAGAAACAAGCGGTCAGTTCTTTAATACATCTAAATCCACCCCAACACTTGGAaaacgaagaagaagaagaagaagaagaagaagaagaagaagaagaaaaaaaaggaaaagaaaaagaagaaactgtTAATGTATCTGAGgacaataaatcaaaattggaaaaaacTACAGACAAATTAGAAGAGCAATTAATTAAGACTACAGACACATATTCTATCAGACAAGATATAGAGGTCCCGACAGATTTGAATCCAAAGATTGCTATGGATGTCATAGCTTCCGAGCGTGAAAAAAAGGAAGAGCTAATAGAAAACAAGGCGGAGCCTAATATGGACAATGGCTTAGACAAGACTGAATCTACCGAGGTTGATGCTAATGAAGAAGTGAACGAAGAATATAAGGGAGAATTGCAAGGGGAACTCAAAGAGGGTGTTGATGAACAGCTTGATACAAACAATAAGACTAACCATAATGCAGTTGATCAAGAAAAGGAAGTTGATAATTCAAACGATGTTGAACTAGCTACACCTTCAATTGGTTTAGACACAGCGGAGAACAATAAAGGACTATTGGCGCCATCAGAGGGGATTGAAAACACTGATAACATAAAGGAAGAAGCCATGAAACAGTCCAAGAAACTTGAAGAAGACGATGGAATTCATGGATTATCTTTTGGAGATGCTAGTCAAACTAGTACCGAAAAGGATGGAACTTTCAATGAACCGGGAACTACATTACACGATGCAGCAGCAAAAGCCAATACACCCGCAAATTCTACCATGGCAGATATACTAGCTGAAACAGATgcatttttaaattcattaaatctCGATATGGTTGATGATTCAGAAATTAACGATCTTTTATCTATCGGTACcaaggaaaaattaaatcCTAATACCAAATTAAATGGGACTGAAACAATAAAATCACCTATcaagaaggaaaaagaagatgacTCGACTTCCTCTACTATTAAAAATAGCGAAATAATTGAACATAATAAGAAGCAACCAATATACATCTTTACCTCGTTAGCTGGTGGTGGATTCCATATGATACCGAGAACCAATAGATTAACGACAATCCTTACAGCTAACAGGGTTGAGTTTACTTATCGAGATTTAGGAactgatgatgaagctAGGAAAGTATGGAGGACGTATGGGAAAGGTAGATCTTTACCTGGTGTTGTTAGAGGGCGAGATGATATCATTGGTAATTGGGAAGAGATTGACGAAGCCAACGAAGATTATAGACTACAcgatttattatataatacattATAG
- the GSY1 gene encoding glycogen (starch) synthase GSY1 (similar to Saccharomyces cerevisiae GSY1 (YFR015C) and GSY2 (YLR258W); ancestral locus Anc_1.375) — protein sequence MTRDLKEHLLFEIATEVANRVGGIYSVLKSKAPITVAQYKENYMLLGPLNKATYQNEIEQLDWTSEEAFSGDLKPIQDTLHSLQSKGFNFVFGRWLIEGSPKVLLIDLDSIRWRLNEWKADLWSLVGIPSPEYDSETNDAILLGYAVVWFLGELTQLDHKHAIIAHFHEWLAGVALPLCRKKRIDVVTIFTTHATLLGRYLCAAGDVDFYNNLANFDVDQEAGKRGIYHRYCIERAAAHTADVFTTVSQITAFEAEHLLKRKPDGILPNGLNVVKFQAVHEFQNLHALKKEKINEFVRGHFHGCFDFDLDNTLYFFIAGRYEYKNKGADMFIEALARLNYRLKVAGSKMTVVAFIIMPAKTNSFTVEALKSQAVVKSLENTVDEVTKNIGKRIFEHAMRFPHMGITSEIPTDLNELLKPSDNVLLKRRVLGLRRADGQLPPVVTHNMVDDANDPILNQIRHVQLFNNTSDRVKVIFHPEFLNANNPILGLDYDEFVRGCHLGVFPSYYEPWGYTPAECTVMGVPSITTNLSGFGAYMEDLIEANQAKDYGIYIVDRRFKNPDESVEQLVDCMEEFCKKTRRQRINQRNRTERLSDLLDWKRMGLEYVKARQLALRRAYPDQFKQLVGEELNDTDMNTLAGGKKLKIARPLSVPGSPREPRSGSTVFMTPGDLGTLQDANNADDYFNLSMDGRALDTDDTEEDEGIAGVDGPH from the coding sequence ATGACTCGTGACTTGAAAGAACATTTATTGTTCGAAATTGCAACAGAAGTCGCCAACAGAGTTGGTGGTATCTATTCTGTCTTAAAATCCAAAGCACCAATAACAGTAGCTCAATACAAGGAAAATTACATGTTATTAGGTCCCCTAAACAAGGCGACTTACCAAAATGAAATCGAACAATTAGATTGGACCTCAGAGGAGGCATTCTCTGGTGATTTGAAACCCATCCAAGACACTCTCCATTCTTTACAATCTAAGGGATTCAATTTCGTCTTTGGTCGTTGGTTAATTGAAGGTTCTCCAAAGGTTCTATTAATAGATTTGGATTCTATTAGATGGCGTTTAAATGAATGGAAAGCTGATCTTTGGTCATTAGTTGGTATCCCATCTCCCGAATATGATTCTGAAACTAATGATGCTATCTTATTAGGGTATGCTGTCGTTTGGTTCCTTGGTGAATTGACTCAATTAGATCATAAACATGCTATTATTGCTCATTTCCATGAATGGTTAGCAGGTGTTGCATTGCCCTTGTGcagaaagaagagaattgATGTCGTTACCATTTTTACAACTCATGCTACTTTGTTAGGTAGATATTTATGTGCTGCTGGTGATGTTGacttttataataatttagcAAACTTTGATGTTGATCAAGAAGCCGGTAAAAGAGGTATTTATCATAGATATTGTATTGAAAGAGCTGCTGCGCACACTGCTGATGTGTTTACTACAGTTTCACAAATTACTGCCTTTGAAGCTGAAcatcttttgaaaagaaaaccTGATGGGATTTTACCAAATGGGTTAAATGTTGTTAAATTCCAAGCCGTTCATGAATTCCAGAATTTACATGCtttgaaaaaggaaaagatcAATGAATTCGTTAGAGGTCATTTCCATGGTTGTTTCGATTTTGATTTGGATAATactttatatttctttatcgCTGGTAGATAcgaatataaaaataaaggtGCCGATATGTTTATTGAAGCATTGGCTCGTTTGAATTATAGATTAAAAGTTGCTGGTTCCAAGATGACAGTGGTTGCTTTCATTATTATGCCTGCTAAGACAAACTCATTCACCGTGGAAGCCTTAAAGAGTCAAGCTGTAGTTAAATCATTGGAAAATACAGTGGATGAAGTTACTAAAAACATTGGTAAGAGAATATTTGAACATGCGATGAGATTTCCTCATATGGGCATTACATCAGAAATCCCAACAGATTTGAATGAACTATTAAAACCATCTGATAATGTTTTGTTAAAGAGACGTGTCTTGGGATTAAGAAGAGCTGATGGCCAATTACCACCAGTGGTTACTCATAACATGGTTGATGATGCTAATGATCCAATCTTAAATCAAATTAGACATGttcaattgtttaataATACAAGTGATAGAGTTAAAGTTATTTTCCATCCTGAATTTTTGAATGCTAATAATCCAATCTTAGGTTTAGATTATGACGAATTTGTTCGTGGTTGTCATTTAGGTGTTTTTCCTTCATATTATGAACCATGGGGTTATACTCCAGCTGAATGTACCGTTATGGGTGTTCCATCAATTACCACCAACTTATCAGGGTTCGGTGCTTACATGGAAGACTTGATTGAGGCTAATCAAGCTAAAGATTATGGTATTTACATCGTTGATCGTAGATTTAAGAACCCTGATGAATCTGTGGAACAATTAGTTGATTGTATGGAAGAATTCTGtaagaaaacaagaagaCAAAGAATCAACCAAAGAAATAGAACAGAAAGATTATCAGATCTATTAGATTGGAAACGTATGGGTTTAGAATATGTTAAGGCAAGACAACTAGCATTACGTAGAGCATATCCAGATCAATTTAAACAATTAGTTGGAGAAGAATTGAACGATACCGATATGAATACTTTAGCTGGTGgtaagaaattaaagattgCTAGACCATTAAGTGTGCCTGGTTCACCAAGGGAACCAAGATCAGGCAGTACAGTGTTCATGACTCCTGGTGATTTAGGTACTTTACAAGATGCCAACAATGCTGATgattatttcaatttaagTATGGATGGTAGAGCTCTTGATACTGATGAtacagaagaagatgaaggtATTGCTGGTGTAGATGGACCTCATTAA
- the CMK1 gene encoding calmodulin-dependent protein kinase CMK1 (similar to Saccharomyces cerevisiae CMK1 (YFR014C) and CMK2 (YOL016C); ancestral locus Anc_1.374) → MKETEVEQPLELNSEIKDGKWPPSLVTKKDYEFGKTLGAGSFGIVRQAKRISSNEEVAVKILLKQALRENAIQLRMLYQELSILKKLHHRNIVEFKNWFETDDKLYIVTQLATGGELFDRIIMEGKFTEDDAVKIIVQILSAVEYIHSKNIVHRDLKPENLLYLTKEKDSQLVIADFGIAKELKSGEELIFKAAGSLGYVAPEVLTVNGHGKPCDIWSLGVITYTLLCGYSAFKAETVEGFLDECIANDQPVQFQKPYWDNISQSAKNFILKCLDLTPEQRPTATELLKEDWITTKLEYTSNLLPSFKKQFDARKRLRDAIEIVKLRNRVEKLKELYCIPDESDVELSSGTCTDPNDCVCMAMKNNLNISDNNHVRIPMCSQLTPEQKKRKSQLQQRNFAQIVRMATNNKEKIISARNSGANTPLSNSNSGSNSHLGEKKPANANADTGEVTNTSTQN, encoded by the coding sequence atgaaagaaacAGAAGTTGAGCAACCActtgaattgaattcagaaattaaagatggTAAATGGCCACCATCGCTAGTAACCAAGAAAGATTATGAATTCGGGAAAACATTAGGGGCCGGATCATTCGGTATAGTAAGGCAAGCTAAAAGGATATCTTCTAATGAAGAAGTTGCCGTTAAGATCTTATTGAAACAAGCTTTGAGGGAAAATGCTATACAATTGAGAATGTTGTATCAAGAATTATCTATTCTTAAGAAATTACATCATCGTAATATTGTGGAATTTAAGAATTGGTTCGAAACTGATGATAAGCTTTATATTGTAACGCAGTTGGCGACAGGAGGTGAATTGTTTGACAGGATTATTATGGAGGGGAAATTTACTGAAGATGATGCTGTCAAAATAATTGTACAAATATTATCTGCGGTGGAATATATTCATTCCAAAAATATCGTCCATAGAGATTTAAAACCAGAAAATTTACTGTATTTAACAAAGGAGAAGGACTCTCAATTAGTTATTGCTGATTTCGGTATTGCTAAAGAGTTGAAAAGCGGCGAAGAATTAATTTTCAAGGCTGCAGGTTCCCTGGGCTATGTGGCCCCCGAAGTGTTGACTGTCAATGGTCATGGTAAACCTTGTGATATTTGGTCATTAGGTGTTATAACGTACACCCTATTATGTGGATATTCAGCTTTTAAGGCAGAGACTGTAGAAGGGTTTTTAGATGAATGTATAGCAAATGATCAACCTGTTCAATTCCAAAAACCTTATTGGGATAATATCTCTCAAAGTGCcaaaaatttcatcttgAAATGTCTCGACCTTACTCCTGAACAAAGACCCACAGCTACAGAActattgaaagaagattGGATTACTACAAAACTTGAATACACAAGCAatcttcttccttctttcaAGAAACAATTTGATGCTAGAAAAAGGCTTCGTGATGCTATCGAAATTGTTAAATTAAGAAATAGAGTtgagaaattgaaagaactGTATTGCATCCCAGATGAATCCGATGTGGAATTATCTTCTGGTACCTGTACAGATCCTAATGATTGCGTCTGTATGGCTATGaagaataatttaaatatttcagaTAATAATCACGTACGGATCCCAATGTGCTCTCAACTTACTCCagaacaaaagaaaaggaaatctcaattacaacaaagaaattttGCTCAAATTGTTAGAATGGCAACGAAtaataaggaaaaaatcattagCGCTCGAAATTCTGGTGCTAATACCCCCctatcaaattcaaattctgGTTCAAACTCACATTTGGGAGAGAAAAAGCCAGCCAATGCTAATGCTGATACTGGGGAAGTTACAAATACGTCAACCCAGAATTGA